The DNA window AGATTACGCCCATGCTGGGCGCACAAAGAAAAAACCCTTGATAATCAAGGGTTTTGACACTGTATGAAATCATATGATTTCGTAGTATGGAGACGGCGGGAGTCTAACCCACCTCTCCGAGAAATGTTGTTAAATCAAGATTTTAAAGGTTATTTTGAATCCATTAATAATCTCTGACCACGTTAATGCGATTAATATTTTACCTGCATCATTAGTATTGCTTGGAACACCAGTTGTATTCCCGTTATTACCAACTTAATATGTATTTAATATGTCTTCTACTGTATTTATAGGTTTTTCTATATCTTCATAGGTAATCGGATCGTCTTTCCCTAGTTGTCCCTGTAAATGATGCTCATATAATTTAAAGGAGAGAAAAGACTTTTGCTGCTCCGACCTGCTGGCTCAAATAATCTCGCTAATCCTATAATAGTGGAGTATTGAAATGAAATAATTGTTAATTCACTGATCAACTGTTTTATCCTGTTTTAAACAAAAAAGTAATACAGACCACCTGTTCACTCTTTTGTCCGCAATTTGTCCGTAGAATTATTTTTTTGTACCGATCTTATTTTACTCAAATGATTTTCACAGTTGGGAAAACCTTATTAAATCAGACTTATTTAACCTAATCGAACTCAGTTTACCTAGTTTTTATAAGTGAGATAAATTCGACAAGGTAGGGGTCGCTGGTTCGAGACCAGTCGGGACCATCATTTGCAAAAGCCTGTAAACGTTGATATATCAATGTTTACAGGCTTTTTTTTAGTAAATCTACCTAACATTTACTTCTTATTTTACGATTTGTCGGTAGGAATTTTACTGTATTAGTTAGCGTGACTTTGAATGGTCTTTTGAATGGGAAGCTTTTGTTTTTCAATCCAACTTTATATTACTTCGAGGCGTCGCAAACAAAATTTGCCGCAGCTCTAAATCCTTTTATTTAAAGTAAAGTTTCCTTAAAAAAGAATTATAAAAAATTCTACATTGTAGTTTTCAGAGTTCTCCCTTTCCGCGGGAATTGCTTCAGCCTCCTCGCTTCGCTGTTGGTCTTCTGCTAACGCTATTCCCGCAGGAGTGTCGCCTACTTCAACGATTTTCTAGAAGTTAGTGACTTAAATTTCATCATATTTTCAGAATAGTCTGTATATCTTAAAGTTGATAGTTTTTCAGTGTCCTCGGCAGAAGGTAGTCTTTTTCCTGGTTGTATTTAGTGGTACCAAGCACAGAAACATTCATGAAAATTAGAGTTTGTTTCAATAATCATGAATTCTCTTGCTTTAGCATTAAAAGTTTGAAAAGATATAAATACGGATAAGAGTAAATTAAAGGAGGTAACCATTTTGTTAAAAATTATTGCAGATTTACAAGAAGGGCATTCATATGAAAAAAATGCGCTAATACTATTAATCTCTGATGAGTTAGAAGCCATTTCTCCAATAAAAAACGAATTAGAATTAAAAGGATATACAACAATAATTTCCACTACAGCTAAAAAAGGGCTCGAACATTTTCACTTACTAGAAATAGATTTATGTTGTGTTTCTGCAACGCTTACAGACATGTCAACAATAGATTTTCTGAAAGAAGTCAAAATGCAATCTCTTAACTATTTTACTCCAATTATTGTATTAGATTTTGAAAAAATACATGCGCATAAGAAAACAACCTATATTCAAAATGGCGCATTTGATTTAATTCCGATCCAAGACAATTCGTTGCTTCAAGCAGTAGTCTCTAACCTATTAACCACTAAGCATGCCATCTCTCGTCTCCAACTAACCGATCCTTTAACAAATGCCTTAAATAGTTTGAGTTTAGAAAAAATTGCTGTTCAACAAATTCAGAAGTGCTCTTCATCACTTAGCACATTCTCTATCTCACTTATTGATATTGATAACTTCCAGAAGATTAATGAAAACTATGGCTACAGTTTTTCTGATGAGATACTTGTAAAATTTAGTAATTTTATTCGAAGTAATATCGGCAAGGAAATGTCCCTGTTTCGATTACACGGAGCTACCTTTATCATTATATTTCCTGAACATTCCGCTGAAATGGCATTAGAAAAAACAATAGAATTACAACAAAGCTTTCATACTATTACGTTCAAGAAAGATGAGGTTTCATTTCATGTAAGCTTTAACGCTGGAATTGCGGAATGGTCGGAAGAGCTTACATCTATCTTTCAACTTGTTGAAAAGGCAAAGCAGGCATTAAGTATCACTGGGCAATCTACAGATGCTAGATGTATTTCGTTTCATTCTATGGATGTTACAGCAGCACTACCAACTATTAGAGTTCTAATAATTGATGATAATAAACTAGGTCGTTTGATGTTAGAAAAACAATTCTCCACTTGGAGTTCTCCTAAATTTAATGTAAAAGTTGAAACATATGAAAATGGATATGATTTTATTCATTCAGATTGGTATGATCCTATGGACTACTATATTCTCATGCTAGATGTCACTATGCCAAAGATGGATGGGATTGAAGTGCTAGACATTGTTCGTACAAACTTTCCATCAGATCGAATAATTATCTCGATGCTGACTTCTCGTAACAATAGCCAGGAAATATTACATGCCCTGAATAAAGGAGCTGATGATTATTTGGTAAAACCATTCCACCCTCAAGAAGTGTTAGTTCGTATACAACGACACACAAGGAGGCTATTCGTATGAATGGGAATTTTCAATATTTCTATTACACTATTATAGCTTTATTAGCATTCCAATTACTTCTCCTACTTGTACTGAGCATTCGAAAAATTATTCGTAATAAAAGAAGTGCAAAAGAAGAACAAATATATCAAGAGAATCTTGAGTTATTTGTAGATTATCTATTCAATGATGAAAATTTACAACTTCCAGTTCAACTAGCTAATCCTAAAAACATAGCAGTAGCTGAACGCATATTTAGCGAAACATTCTCCACGGTGAATGACGATCGGACAAAACAAAAATTACAGGAAGCAGCTATCGCCATTTTTTCAAGTACATACTTGAAAAGACTAAAAAAAGGAAGCTGGTCTACTAGAGTGAATACTTTGTATTATATTGAAGATTTTCAAATAGTATCTCTACTACCATACTTGCAAAAACGGTTTCATAAATTAAATGCTTGGGACGAAGAGAAAAATCAACTTATACGAACTTTAGCTGCGTTAAATGATACATCTATCATTCACTACTTGAATGCTAACGAGGATTCTCAACAGCACCAATATTTAGACGTATTTAATCGATTAAGTGAAGAACAATTTGATAATTCTATTGAAATTTGTTATGAAGATAATCATCAAACAAGCAAATTAGCTATACTAAACTTTATTGGCTTAAGCAAAAAAACAAGATACCAAGCACTTCTAGAAAACACATTGCTAGATGAGCAATCAGAAGTGCGGATTCAATCTTTGAAAGGTCTTTACAGATTAAATTATATGGAAAATATCGCTTTATTAGAGCCTTTCTTTGCTTCTTCCTCTTGGGAGGAAAGAATGTTTAGTGTCAAAATTATTGGTGCAATTATGATAGAAAACTATGAGTCTCAATTAATCCAGCTTCTAGGTGATTCCGTTTGGTGGGTACGAAATGCCTCGGCTGAAGCATTACTTAGTATTTTTGGAGAAGAAAAATTGAAGGAGCTAGCCGCCGAGCATTCGGACATCTACGCTAGAGATATGGC is part of the Psychrobacillus sp. FSL H8-0483 genome and encodes:
- a CDS encoding response regulator, which translates into the protein MLKIIADLQEGHSYEKNALILLISDELEAISPIKNELELKGYTTIISTTAKKGLEHFHLLEIDLCCVSATLTDMSTIDFLKEVKMQSLNYFTPIIVLDFEKIHAHKKTTYIQNGAFDLIPIQDNSLLQAVVSNLLTTKHAISRLQLTDPLTNALNSLSLEKIAVQQIQKCSSSLSTFSISLIDIDNFQKINENYGYSFSDEILVKFSNFIRSNIGKEMSLFRLHGATFIIIFPEHSAEMALEKTIELQQSFHTITFKKDEVSFHVSFNAGIAEWSEELTSIFQLVEKAKQALSITGQSTDARCISFHSMDVTAALPTIRVLIIDDNKLGRLMLEKQFSTWSSPKFNVKVETYENGYDFIHSDWYDPMDYYILMLDVTMPKMDGIEVLDIVRTNFPSDRIIISMLTSRNNSQEILHALNKGADDYLVKPFHPQEVLVRIQRHTRRLFV
- a CDS encoding HEAT repeat domain-containing protein — translated: MNGNFQYFYYTIIALLAFQLLLLLVLSIRKIIRNKRSAKEEQIYQENLELFVDYLFNDENLQLPVQLANPKNIAVAERIFSETFSTVNDDRTKQKLQEAAIAIFSSTYLKRLKKGSWSTRVNTLYYIEDFQIVSLLPYLQKRFHKLNAWDEEKNQLIRTLAALNDTSIIHYLNANEDSQQHQYLDVFNRLSEEQFDNSIEICYEDNHQTSKLAILNFIGLSKKTRYQALLENTLLDEQSEVRIQSLKGLYRLNYMENIALLEPFFASSSWEERMFSVKIIGAIMIENYESQLIQLLGDSVWWVRNASAEALLSIFGEEKLKELAAEHSDIYARDMAKQWLSSGKRGG